acaacaaaaattgttaatacatcccagagcacggggaaaaagtgtcaataaaatatgacactatggcagcattgccaacaaacaagtccaattttcacagccattctgcaacagatgtcgcagtgttgtgaatatcaattggcacgaaccagaatagaagtaggattaatgaagacaaacaaaaaaccgctgtgatggctgaatggttatagcagcggcgcctaaacgttgccgatgaaggaatttagcagttcccgaaatggatctatacaacgagctttggcagttgtctaaattttttctttcttctattctaatttaaaaattttttcaattaagaaaaaatttatcataacaataataatgataaaaaattattgttaggccttgagctcgattcgaacccgcgatcttaaaatcagtaggccgatataacaacaaaaattgttagataaaaaaaatgtttttgcaatTAATATATATTTCAGAATAATCATCAAATTCAACTTTAACACAATAATTATGAAACTTAGAGTCACATAATTTACAGGTAACACAGGTACCGACTTTAATGCGAGTAGAAAAGTCCAAGCAAGTTATTGTTTGATGCGAAGACATAATGAAAATTGCTTCGAAAAGCGGAGCGAAAATTAATACGTGCGCGCACGACAGTTGGCACAGTTAtaattttggagcattaaattaaaataacttagCGATGTTGGATGtaagtgtttggaaagtgaatttaatatgtatttatgcttgtagttgtacaatattacaaattttaatatttttccagAAAACAATTGTTGCACTTCGTGCACGTCTCCAACAAATGGAATCAACAACACAATACGCTTCGTTGCCTGGAAATCGAGCACAAATGGAAAAAAGTAACCAACTCCAAGAAACCACCAACGGACATGCCTGTAGAAAAGTGGTTAACGAAATCTTACAGCGTAAGGAACAACGTAAAGCTCACCGACAAGAATTAGCAAAAAGACATGCTGCAGCGGCTCAAGAACGTATGGGTATTATTTCTTTATTGGCCCACAATGATAAAGGTATCTATACATTTGGCTTAAACGACAATGACTGGGATGcgtataaatcaataaataaggaTAACGAAAGCGGCAGTAAAAGTGATAATGATAAGCTACTTGAATATGAAAACATTTAACATCAATATGATCCATCTTTTAAGCTACAAAGCTCGACTCAAAGCCGAAAACTATCAAGTGAATACATCAAAGatttatttgtttgtaatttgctttgaagtgctCTTTTCTTTATATTCAGTAAAGCGTATCACCAAAAACACGTTCAAAATGTGGCCCCCGGGTTTGAATACAtaaaactatttgtattaatacaaaattattatttacagGATATTGTAAAAATTCAAGAATCTGTTCATTGCTTCGAAAcgtcggtaattctatacgacagcatgacactcttaatacacctCCAAACATATCGAGAggagtatcaaaagacgcgttttggtgACAGGTTCGCGAACCCGAaaaccgaaaacaaaaattttgagtcgttcaaaagatatagacgaaaaaccgaaatattACCCCggatccctccgaaaccggggctgCGATCCATGGTATTATTGCGCAGAACAATGTTTTGCGTTGActgccttcggtcgcgcttataaaaattaccctggccgat
The Eurosta solidaginis isolate ZX-2024a chromosome 5, ASM4086904v1, whole genome shotgun sequence DNA segment above includes these coding regions:
- the LOC137234019 gene encoding actin-related protein 5-like, with amino-acid sequence MLDKTIVALRARLQQMESTTQYASLPGNRAQMEKSNQLQETTNGHACRKVVNEILQRKEQRKAHRQELAKRHAAAAQERMGIISLLAHNDKGIYTFGLNDNDWDAYKSINKDNESGSKSDNDKLLEYENI